ATATGGATGCAGTTATGCGTATCTTGTGATACTTGAAGTCAGTTCAAGGAAAGGGATCCTCTTATCTCCTTATGATCACCTCCGAGTTAATGCCTATACaaatgttgattgggctggttcaCCTGACAAAAAGTCCATCTCTAGTTATTATACCTTTGTAGAAGGGAATCTTATCACTTGAGGCAGCAAAAAGCAGAATGTGGTGGCTAGATCTAGTGCTGAAGCAAAATTTCGTGCCATGGCACAAGGGATTTGTGAGTTATTATGATTGCATATACTTTTGAATGATATTAGTGTACCTGTTTGCCTTCCTATGCTGCTttactgtgataacaaggctgctatcagtattgctcataatccagttcagcatgatcgaaccaaacatgtggagattgacagacacttcatcaaagagaagttggatggTGGTTTGATTTGTGTTTCTTTTGTGAAGTCTGGTGATCAACTAGTTGAATTGTTCACTAAAGGGATGGTTGGAAAGTTGTTTCATCCTACTTTGGTCAAGTTGGGCATGGGTGACAtcaatgcaccaacttgagggggagtgttagaataggAGTAAGTGTGCCGCAGGGACACATTGGGGCTTTCCCCCTCCACCAACCTTATTTAAAGGAGCAGCTGGATGggggggtattcttgtaatttctttatgttttctattttgTATTCCTATTATGACTATCATAATTCTATACTATAAATAGAGGGCTTGTATGATCAGTTAAAGACACATAAGCATTCTCCCTATTTCATGCTGTtaacaaaatgaaatttaagaAAAAGACCATAAGGGCCAAATTTGTTATTGCATAGTACACAGCCAATAAGTGACTTGAATTCAGCACCTAAGTTTTTTAAATCTCTAGGAAAAAATTTAGAGATAAACAAGTTCTAATTGGTACATGTGATATATCTACAACTTGTGACCTAGAAGAGTAATTGTAAAGAAGGTCAAAATTAGGCGAatcaaaggaagcatcatatacATATAGTGTATAAATTTGACTCTACTAGAAGATGATTGTGATAggaaagaaaacataccttCAGAACGAAACTGCCAAGCATACCAATCAACTTATCCTTCCAACGGATTCAATTAGAGCTCACAATTTTTTCTTCCCCCGAAGTTAATCAATAATGCAAGCCACTTTTGATCATTTCTGCCATTAGTTCAGACATTGAACTGACATCACCTTTCCGGCGAAAAGAATTAAGCATTATGTGACATAATTCTTGATCTGGGTAAACTCCGTGAGATAGCATCAGACGAAGGAAATCTTTTGCTTCATTTAGTAAGAACCTTTTGCATAGTCTATTAATCACTGCACTGTAATCTTTAATTGTGATTTCAAATCCCCTCTCCAACAGATCGAAAATAATTTTCGCTTTATGAGCATTGCCCTTTGCACTATGTGCTTTAATTATTGTGGTATAAGCAGTTTTTGTCAATCTGACATTGGGATTTTGAAGAGAATACAAGAACATTTCATCAGCACGGGTTAAGTCTCTGTACATGCAAAGGCCATTAATGAGAATATTATATGTAACAGGACTTGGCTCCAGATTATGCTTTTGCATTTCAAAAAATAGTTCAAGAGCTTTTTCCTGGTTTCTAACCTTGCAAAAACCTTGAATAAGGGTATTGTAAGTAATCTGATCTGGGGTGAGACCCTTTGCACGCATGTCCGATAGTACTTGGTCAGCTTCTTGTAGCCTAGACTGTTTGCAAAACACTTTTATAACTACAGTATAAGTTACAACAGAAGGTGCAACAACTTTTGCTTCCATCTCACGCCTCAATTCATGCACATCATTTAGATTTCCCTCTTTGTAAAATGCATCCATCAGGGTAGTATAAGTCACAACGCTTGGTACCAATCCATAAACCTTAATTGCATGTGACAACAGCCGTTTAGCGTCTGCCAGTCTCCTATTATTGCACAACCCATAGATTAGGGAATTAAATGTGATAATACTTGGAGTAAGCTCATTTTCAATTATTTGCTCGTACAATAGTACAGCCTCATCAATATTACCGAGTTTTGCATACCCATCAATCATTATGTTATATAAAATGATATCTACCACCAAGTAGTGTTGGGTTAGGGAGTCGAAATATTCCCTTGCCTCTGATATCATTCCCTTTTGGCATAGACCCGACAGAATAGCACCATACACGAACGAATCAGGGATAATTCCTTTTGAGCACATTTCCGTATATATTTCAATTGCCATCTCCATCTGCCCATTCTTGCAAAAGCCATCAATTAGGATGGAATAAGTAATAAGGTCTGGTTCCAAGCCAACAGCTTTCATTTCACAAAGCAAGCCCATGGCTTCATCAAGTAAGCCAACTTTACATAGACTGCTCTGCAGTACACTGTATGTTGCAATACTCAACTGAAAACCTTGTGAAATCATCTCTTTTTTCAACTTCAAACCTTCTCTGATGTTCCCCATTTCACAATGTCCACAGATTAGTATCGTATATGTTACAACATTAAGGTCCAAACCTTTAAATTGCATCTTCCAAATGAGGTCCCTAGCCATATTCATGTTACCAAGCAAACAGAAACCATTAACAAGAATGTTATATGTAACCAAGTCTGGCTCAATACCGTTCCTCTCCATGTCATGGATAAACTCCATGGCTTCCACCACAGATCCTGCTACACACATCCCATGAATAAGAGTATTGTAACTGTAGCCATCAGGAAGTACTCTGTACTTGAGCATCATACAAAGCAATGATTTGGCAACATCTACAGAACCATTACTACAGAACCCTGAAATAAGGGTATTGAACAAAACGATGGAGGGTCTAAATTCTTTTCTTACAATCTCCTGAAAGAATGTTACTGCTTCTCGTAATCTCGACTGGTTGCATAGAGCATCTATAAGGATACTATAAGTATATTCACTCGGAGGAAGCCCACTGGCTTTAATGTCACGGTATATATACCATATGATATCCGGGTATCTCAGGTTGATATCCGGGTGTCTCAGGTTGCATATCAAATTGTTGTACGTTGAAATGGAAGGTTGAAAGTTATAGTGCTTCATCCTACGAATTATAAAGAACGCATCACAAACCATCCCATAGCTTGAATAAACATTAGCTAGCATAACCCATACCAGATTACTTGAATTCCACCCTCTGAAGTTATTCCATAGTAGCTCACACAGACAAGGTGCAGAATCAGATCCTAAAGGAAATAACAAGAAACCCATAAACGATTGCCCCCTATAAATAATCCAAATGCAGTTATCAATCTCGGAACCAAAGTTTAACTACAACTATGAATTACAAGTTACAGTAATTTGTTGGAGCTTACGAACTTAATTAATTCTAAGGCAGGAAACTATATGTGGAAACGCCAAAGAGAACAGGAAAATCGTACCTTCTGATTCTACCATCTTTCTTAAAATCTGACGCAATTCTCTTAGGTAGCCCTTTTCAGCTACGATATGACAAATAATGAAATTAGAGATCTTAGAGTGCCGAAACCCATAGTCATCCCTCAAGGAGTGGAAGACAGCAACTGCAAACTCCGCATCATGTGTTCTCAAAGTATGGAGAATCTGATCGACTTGTGAGGGACTCAAACCTGAAATCAACATTCGGAAGTGGTCGCTACTGAGAAATTTAAAGGGTCCAAAGCTTTTGAAACCTCTGAGAATTTCTCGAACGGGGTCTCTAGGGTTAGAGATGGAGAAATCCATGGAATCGTCTACAGCTGCTAAATTAGAAAATGAGGGCTTTAAGACGACAAGGTAAGCGAGGGGATTCAGATTCATGGTTTTTGGAGGGCGACGAAGCAATGCCCATAGCCGTAATTGATTAAGCATGAAGAGGCTCTAGGGTATCGTTCTTGCCAGCCGTTAGTTTCCCGGCTATTTTGAACTTGAAATAAGTGAAACGccacagtgagagagagagagagagagagagagagagagaggggctcGGCAGTCGGCAGAAGCGAGATTATGGGTTTCGCCCTAACAACTTgccttctcttgttttttttcttgggtaagACAACTTGCCTTCTCCTCCTGACCGCAGTTTGCAATTCAGGATGTCAATCCGTCCGGAACCAGGTATTCAGCCAAATCCCTATTTTGATTCCGAGGAGTGTTAGTGTTATCCACAATCGGATCATGTCCCATTTCGGTTCTGATAATCGATATTCATGTTGAACCTGTCCAGTTCTGGAATGATTTCGGTTCTTATTTGAGTTTTGTATTTAATTCTTATTTTGTTTCAGGATTCCGTTTTAAATTTGGTTCTACAATACAACTATGCAGAAGACAAAATACAAATACTTATTTACTACGTTGTTCATCTTCCATAACAAAAGAACATTAAAAATCATGAGCTGTCTAATGATATATTTCTAACCAGTAATGATGTTGACCAATCAATCATCTATTGAACTTCTAATATTGTTAATTTTACTATTTTAAAACACTATAACTCTATAAGACAGGTTAAGTGATTAACTACTCAATTTTCTATTTAAGTAATTTTAAGTTTTTAGTttttcaaaaaaggaaaaagttacATCAAGTTATTCGGTTCAGTTTCGATTAGAACTGTCGATTCTTGGCATAGATCCAAATCCGGACCAAACCGAATTACAAGCACTCATTTCAAATCCTCGATGTATCCATATTATAATCTGTTGGATTCGGTTCAAGGTAtaattggatttgatttttgattccGGTTCCAATTTAACACCTTTATTTGCACTAGATAAGACATtataaaaacttaaaaagatTTAAcgtttatttttattcaaagaaaactttataaaaaaaccaaaaaccgtATTAGCAGTGTTTATACATCTTATCAGAGCTAGTAATTAACCGTTTCCCATCTATGGCTTGTTTTGCCATATATCCATCAACCTAACCATGAGTAAGTTGTTATATTTTATACAAAAAGTTGGGCGATTTACGAAATACTCCAAATCTAGTTGGAGTGGTATAGCCACCCTAGGTCCAAGAGGTTAATTGTTCATGattatatacaaaaaaaaaaatattgaaaatctcCATGTCGTTCCAcatcatttctctttttctttctccctttgtaACCACCTCACCACCTTTTCCTATTAACAAATAATTCACCTGAGATAAGATACATTGATTATTGAGAATGAAAGAGAAAGCCTATCAAAATATTTCCCCCCTCATCTGTGAAGGCAGTAATAGCTAAAcaacattttttatttggtgGGGGTATGTATTGATCATAGGCTGATGACTGGGGGAATTCACCCTACTTACGAAGGGATTATTATGGGTCCCATTAACTGTTCAATACTCAACCTGTTTGAGTATGAGgatgggatttgggttttgtgaaccAAAAAGGACTTGGTTCCTATGATTTTGGTAGCCTGTGGTAAATAGTAAATTGTAAAAAACTTGCAGTTAATTCTTGGAAATATTAGGAGAATTAAAATAATACataagaaaattattattattattattttggtagaaagaaaCTTATTAATTGATGGGTAAGGAAAAAAACTCAGGTTTAAAACCAGCGGGCAGGCTGcccatcttcttcttgaatTCACACTCAAATAAGACATGTCACATAGACTCTTGTTGGTTGTGGCAAAATACATAGAATGGGTCAATATCCACCCATTTAGCCAGTCTGTCCTTAGTGGGACTCCCGCATTTGTGGCTCTCCAAATGAAGATCTTAAACTTGGAGCGGATATTGAGTTTCCAAAAAAAGCGCCACCATTGTGAGCATGGAGAGGAGCATGAGCACCTGTTTTAGCATTTGATTATAACCTCACTGCCTAACATGGTTTTTAGTATCTGGTATTGGGTATTGGGTATTGATCAGATTGGGATGGATCCGGCTCCTCCCTAATTAGCATGTCTCCCAATCAGTGTCCAATCAGTCATCCAACAATTGAGAGGATTTGGACGCGCATCCCTACTCATGGGTGTGCATCCCCAGGTGTTATACCCTTACCCTAAATCCCTCCTTGTGATTGTACTGATGAAATGCAGGAGAATACTAGCACAAGTGAGTACTGGGTAGCAGTTGTATTTTGCCGTGAAGGGAAAAGTGACCTAACCTGTACCTGCCACTCATGCTCCGATAACTAGAAGGGTTTCCAAACATAGAAAAGAATGTCAATCCAAGCCTTCACACCTCATTGGGAAAATCCTCGAACCTTAATAGGAAAATGCATCCAGAGATGGGGCCCACACACTAGAAGCACcttgagaaggccccactcaacttAAGGATATGATTCATTTTCACACAAAAGGGACCAATTCAGTTTTCACCGGCTAATGGTCGCATCAGCTAATGAACAATTCCGGTGAGTATATAGGCCAAAAGCGGGTTAAAATGCCATGGGGCCCGACTCACACCCGTACACCTCACACCCATTCCCAATGATGGAACAACATAATTAAGAGCGGATTAATGTGTTGGGACGACCCGAGGTGGGCCCATTATCCCAAATTATGATTTAAACCAGTAATAGGTAGAAACCCATTATttccccaaacaacccttaAGCAACTTAAGTAGCTATAAACAAAGGTTTGCGATTCATTTCTCCACCTACCAAGTAAGagcaagaagaaggagaaggagaaagaagaagaaagggaaggagaGCAGGGGAGGAGGATGCAAGGAAGGAGAACAAGAGTCCTACCAACTAAGGAAGCCCTATCTTCACTAcccctctccacacacacacacacatatctccctgtttctttcccattttctattctccattgaaCCCAAGGGGGAACCCCAACCGAATTTTACCTCTCCACATACCAAGACTACAAATTGGGAGGGGGATTTGATGTAGAAGACTTACCCTAGCAAGATTAATGACTTAATGTGAGTCCATTAACCATTCTTATGAAATCCCCACCTTAAACCCCAAGTTTGGgcaactaaaccctagaaatggtgaACCTTGCCCAAATCTTCTATAACCAGCCATTCTAACCCAACATTTGGTTGGgagaaatgaaattaaacatatgaatGGTAGATTAGAGTGATCACATAAGCCATTGATGTTCACCACATAAACCCTCAGCCAAAATTCCCTAATGTAGCTTAACTTAGACTTGAACTTTGGGGAAATTTGGATACCTTGTGTAACCCTATCTTAACCAACCCACTAAGCACACTAAATCTAAGCTAATTGAAGTGGGTGAACATCCCCCACATATAAATCAGCCCTATAATCACAAACCCCCCTTTGAAAATgattcaaagaaaaggaaaataggaaatgaagctagaacGTTGCCCTAGGGTCCCACTTCCCTATGGATGACTGATTTGCTTAAAAACCTTATATATCCTAAGAGTAAAACCAAGAAGTGATGGGACAACGCAGCACGAGGTCATCAGCTGTCCTCCGACAATTGAGATTTAAGGTGAGTAGGTGGTTGCGTGTGTTTTATGGAATGTTTGTAACATGATGAATATGTGTGTGATCATGttattttgcatattataaacTTGTTACTTGTGTTGAATGTGATGTTGCATAATGGTATGAATTATGGTTGTGTATGTGTATGTGGGTGACTAGGATGCAGGGTGGCCGCAGGTTAAGTTCGGACACTACATGCCAAGGGTATGTGgtatttttgtgtgtgtgtgtgtgtgggtgactgggatgcagggtGGTCAAAGGTTGAGTTCTGGTGCTGTAGGCCcagtgtgtgtttgtgtgtgtgagtgtgttgcAGAGATTGGGATGCAGAGTGGTTGAAGGTTGGCTCCGACATTACATGTCCATgatgtgtgagtgtggggtatAGGGTGGCTGATGGTGGGTTCCGAGACTGTATGCCCACGGGCTATGTGAGTGTGATTTTAATGTGATGTGGCATGTTAGAATGATTTGGGTTAGGATAACCACTctagtgctacaacccttgccaataggggtttacatatTAGCTAATCCTACCATTCGATGGACTGAGGTCGGGGATGATTTCAATGAGTAAGGTGGGAGGTACTGGCGCCATGATAAACCTATCATACGATGTTGGATTTGGTGAGGTGGTATTATGGGAATTATTAATAGGAGTTTgtcgggtaacgatgtggtttaggaattgacacgcTCCTGACTcgtaactagcttgtatctttGGGGACTAATAACAGACATTTGTGATTatgataccacctatgttgcagtagcactaacaCCCAttatggacttagaatctgttgCTTGGAATTGTTTACTAATAAACCGGATCATGTAATAACATTCATCTGATTGTATTCCGTATTGTTGTGGTTGAGCATTGATACTtgtctttatttcatttcattgatTATTGTGATTGCTTATGTGTATACAcctcactgggcttcatggAATCTCACTTCCGTTGTtgcaccctttttagatgatgattcAGGGGAACCATCTGGAGTCTGTGGCCGAGGAGCTGATCTATGAAGGTGATCTTGGGTCGAGGAGTTGGTTATGCACGAGGACGATTGTGTATGTGATGACTGTGCCTTTGGAGCACATTGGGGATGAGAGTATcgtcttttattttaattcttttgtgtatatatttgaCGTAGCCTTAGGGCTATAACTGTAATTATGTTCCCCTA
This DNA window, taken from Macadamia integrifolia cultivar HAES 741 unplaced genomic scaffold, SCU_Mint_v3 scaffold1220, whole genome shotgun sequence, encodes the following:
- the LOC122063147 gene encoding putative pentatricopeptide repeat-containing protein At1g13630 isoform X1, encoding MLNQLRLWALLRRPPKTMNLNPLAYLVVLKPSFSNLAAVDDSMDFSISNPRDPVREILRGFKSFGPFKFLSSDHFRMLISGLSPSQVDQILHTLRTHDAEFAVAVFHSLRDDYGFRHSKISNFIICHIVAEKGYLRELRQILRKMVESEGSDSAPCLCELLWNNFRGWNSSNLVWVMLANVYSSYGMVCDAFFIIRRMKHYNFQPSISTYNNLICNLRHPDINLRYPDIIWYIYRDIKASGLPPSEYTYSILIDALCNQSRLREAVTFFQEIVRKEFRPSIVLFNTLISGFCSNGSVDVAKSLLCMMLKYRVLPDGYSYNTLIHGMCVAGSVVEAMEFIHDMERNGIEPDLVTYNILVNGFCLLGNMNMARDLIWKMQFKGLDLNVVTYTILICGHCEMGNIREGLKLKKEMISQGFQLSIATYSVLQSSLCKVGLLDEAMGLLCEMKAVGLEPDLITYSILIDGFCKNGQMEMAIEIYTEMCSKGIIPDSFVYGAILSGLCQKGMISEAREYFDSLTQHYLVVDIILYNIMIDGYAKLGNIDEAVLLYEQIIENELTPSIITFNSLIYGLCNNRRLADAKRLLSHAIKVYGLVPSVVTYTTLMDAFYKEGNLNDVHELRREMEAKVVAPSVVTYTVVIKVFCKQSRLQEADQVLSDMRAKGLTPDQITYNTLIQGFCKVRNQEKALELFFEMQKHNLEPSPVTYNILINGLCMYRDLTRADEMFLYSLQNPNVRLTKTAYTTIIKAHSAKGNAHKAKIIFDLLERGFEITIKDYSAVINRLCKRFLLNEAKDFLRLMLSHGVYPDQELCHIMLNSFRRKGDVSSMSELMAEMIKSGLHY
- the LOC122063147 gene encoding putative pentatricopeptide repeat-containing protein At1g13630 isoform X2 — its product is MGFLLFPLGSDSAPCLCELLWNNFRGWNSSNLVWVMLANVYSSYGMVCDAFFIIRRMKHYNFQPSISTYNNLICNLRHPDINLRYPDIIWYIYRDIKASGLPPSEYTYSILIDALCNQSRLREAVTFFQEIVRKEFRPSIVLFNTLISGFCSNGSVDVAKSLLCMMLKYRVLPDGYSYNTLIHGMCVAGSVVEAMEFIHDMERNGIEPDLVTYNILVNGFCLLGNMNMARDLIWKMQFKGLDLNVVTYTILICGHCEMGNIREGLKLKKEMISQGFQLSIATYSVLQSSLCKVGLLDEAMGLLCEMKAVGLEPDLITYSILIDGFCKNGQMEMAIEIYTEMCSKGIIPDSFVYGAILSGLCQKGMISEAREYFDSLTQHYLVVDIILYNIMIDGYAKLGNIDEAVLLYEQIIENELTPSIITFNSLIYGLCNNRRLADAKRLLSHAIKVYGLVPSVVTYTTLMDAFYKEGNLNDVHELRREMEAKVVAPSVVTYTVVIKVFCKQSRLQEADQVLSDMRAKGLTPDQITYNTLIQGFCKVRNQEKALELFFEMQKHNLEPSPVTYNILINGLCMYRDLTRADEMFLYSLQNPNVRLTKTAYTTIIKAHSAKGNAHKAKIIFDLLERGFEITIKDYSAVINRLCKRFLLNEAKDFLRLMLSHGVYPDQELCHIMLNSFRRKGDVSSMSELMAEMIKSGLHY
- the LOC122063147 gene encoding putative pentatricopeptide repeat-containing protein At1g13630 isoform X3, with the translated sequence MLNQLRLWALLRRPPKTMNLNPLAYLVVLKPSFSNLAAVDDSMDFSISNPRDPVREILRGFKSFGPFKFLSSDHFRMLISGLSPSQVDQILHTLRTHDAEFAVAVFHSLRDDYGFRHSKISNFIICHIVAEKGYLRELRQILRKMVESEGSDSAPCLCELLWNNFRGWNSSNLVWVMLANVYSSYGMVCDAFFIIRRMKHYNFQPSISTYNNLICNLRHPDINLRYPDIIWYIYRDIKASGLPPSEYTYSILIDALCNQSRLREAVTFFQEIVRKEFRPSIVLFNTLISGFCSNGSVDVAKSLLCMMLKYRVLPDGYSYNTLIHGMCVAGSVVEAMEFIHDMERNGIEPDLVTYNILVNGFCLLGNMNMARDLIWKMQFKGLDLNVVTYTILICGHCEMGNIREGLKLKKEMISQGFQLSIATYSVLQSSLCKVGLLDEAMGLLCEMKAVGLEPDLITYSILIDGFCKNGQMEMAIEIYTEMCSKGIIPDSFVYGAILSGLCQKGMISEAREYFDSLTQHYLVVDIILYNIMIDGYAKLGNIDEAVLLYEQIIENELTPSIITFNSLIYGLCNNRRLADAKRLLSHAIKVYGLVPSVVTYTTLMDAFYKEGNLNDVHELRREMEAKVVAPSVVTYTVVIKVFCKQSRLQEADQVLSDMRAKGLTPDQITYNTLIQGFCKRLNPC